In the genome of Helicovermis profundi, the window ATTTTTTTATTACCTACTCCTAAAATCACGTAAAAAAAAGCAGCTTTCTAAATTAGAAAACTGCTTTAAAAATTTGTATTCTTTTATAATTCTACTTTTCTAAAACTTTTGTTATCTCAGAAACAACATTAGTAAGAGCACATTTTTCAGTGTACTTTAGAGCATTCATAAATGCCTTTGAGTTCGAACTTCCATGAGCTTTCATGATAAGCCCATTACATCCTAGTAGTGGAGCGCCACCATATTCTGTGTAATCTAACATTTTCTTCATATCCTTTAGAGAATTCTTAACAAGAAGTGCAGCTAGTTTTGTACCAATGTTTTTTAGAAAACTTTTCTTTAGCATATCAATAAAACTCTTAGCAACACCTTCCGATAATTTTAGTATAACATTTCCAGTAAATCCATCGCATACAATTACGTCAGCCGTAGCGTTCGGAATATTTCTTGCTTCTAAATTACCAATAAAATTAAGTTCAGATTCTTTTAATAAATCATACGACTCTTTTACAAGAGCATTTCCTTTTCCTTCTTCAGCCCCTATATTTACAAGCCCTACCTTTGGATTTTCAATTTCAAAAACTTTATCTGCGTATATTGAGGCCATATGAGCAAATTCGAATAAATTTCTTGGTTTGCAATCGGCATTTGCTCCTGCATCAGTGAGGACACAAGCGCCTTTACTAGTAGGATATATAGAACAAAGAGCCGGTCTATCAATCCCTTTAATTCGTCCAACTTTTAAGAGACCCCCTGCAAGAAGCGCTCCCGTATTACCTGCTGATACAAATCCTTCTATTTCACCGTCTTTTAGCATTTTCATACCTACAACCATAGAAGAATCCTTTTTAGATTTAATTGCCTTTACAGGCTTATCCTCATTTAAAATTACTTCTGACGTATGAATAATTTCAATTCTACTCTTTTCAAATTTATACTTTTTTAATTCAATTTCTATTTTTCCTTTGTCGCCGATTAAAACTATCTGCGAGCTTGTAAATTCAAGAGCTTCAATTGCACCTTTTACGGTTTCTATTGGAGCCAAATCTCCTCCCATTACATCTATAGCTATTTTCATATTTTCCCCTTTATTCACACTACAATATTAGCCTACGCTAATAGAAACTAAATTAAATTTACTCCTAAATACTTGATCGTTATTCACAGTTATCCAAACTCTTACTATAAATTCACTTCCGCGTACTCTCATAAGCTCCGCTTTAGCAACTAATTTCTGACCTGCTATTACAGGAACTCTATACTTAATGTTCGCTACTCCTGTTAATGCAACATTTGTGTCTATTACTGCCATTGCAAGTGATTCTGCCATTGCAAAAATATAATGTCCCTTAACGATCTTAGTTTTTTCAAATGCCATATCATCAGTTGTTTCTAAAATAGATATTGCTTTTTTATTTAACTCCAAATCAATTAATTCACCTACAATTTCACTTCTAGCAAGTGTTTTAACTTTATCGTAATTATTAGTAGCGACTGATTTTACACGTTCTCTAAGTTCAGGAATACCAAGACTCATTCTATCAAGTCTTATTGTTTGTATGCTCACGCTAAAACGCTCACATAGTTCTTCATCTGTCAAAAATGGATCATTTTTAAGAATTGTTTCAATCTCTATAAGCCTATCTTTCTTTTTTAATTTAGCCAT includes:
- the fapR gene encoding transcription factor FapR produces the protein MAKLKKKDRLIEIETILKNDPFLTDEELCERFSVSIQTIRLDRMSLGIPELRERVKSVATNNYDKVKTLARSEIVGELIDLELNKKAISILETTDDMAFEKTKIVKGHYIFAMAESLAMAVIDTNVALTGVANIKYRVPVIAGQKLVAKAELMRVRGSEFIVRVWITVNNDQVFRSKFNLVSISVG
- the plsX gene encoding phosphate acyltransferase PlsX produces the protein MKIAIDVMGGDLAPIETVKGAIEALEFTSSQIVLIGDKGKIEIELKKYKFEKSRIEIIHTSEVILNEDKPVKAIKSKKDSSMVVGMKMLKDGEIEGFVSAGNTGALLAGGLLKVGRIKGIDRPALCSIYPTSKGACVLTDAGANADCKPRNLFEFAHMASIYADKVFEIENPKVGLVNIGAEEGKGNALVKESYDLLKESELNFIGNLEARNIPNATADVIVCDGFTGNVILKLSEGVAKSFIDMLKKSFLKNIGTKLAALLVKNSLKDMKKMLDYTEYGGAPLLGCNGLIMKAHGSSNSKAFMNALKYTEKCALTNVVSEITKVLEK